From one Maridesulfovibrio frigidus DSM 17176 genomic stretch:
- a CDS encoding GGDEF domain-containing response regulator, with product MDDKAKILVVDDERLNLNVLSDLLRQDYKVILAKNANQALDRINAEYPPDIILLDVVMPEMDGYTLLHKIKEQEATKNIPVIFITALDSKQNEAKGLEMGAVDYIRKPFHPSIVKARVKNHLTIARQRKLLEGLANLDGLTEMPNRRSFEIAVEKEWRRCLRSGDLISLAMLDVDCFKQFNDNYGHTAGDDALKKVADVLSSEMKRPADLAARYGGEEFVILLPETDAEGAKFAVERICKAVEDLCVPHGFSSAGQYLTVSIGGVTVTPSISSKPLDMTVGADSMLYEAKRRGRNMVLWTDLS from the coding sequence ATGGACGATAAAGCAAAAATATTGGTGGTTGATGATGAACGTTTGAATTTGAATGTTCTTTCTGATTTGTTGCGTCAGGACTACAAAGTCATTTTGGCTAAAAACGCGAATCAAGCCTTAGACCGCATTAATGCGGAGTATCCTCCTGATATTATTTTGCTTGATGTGGTTATGCCGGAAATGGATGGCTACACTCTTTTGCATAAAATTAAGGAACAGGAAGCTACAAAAAATATTCCAGTAATTTTTATTACGGCTCTTGATTCAAAACAGAATGAAGCTAAAGGCTTAGAAATGGGGGCTGTTGATTACATTCGCAAGCCTTTTCACCCCTCTATTGTGAAAGCTAGAGTGAAAAACCATTTGACTATTGCCAGGCAGAGAAAACTTCTTGAGGGGTTGGCTAATCTTGATGGGTTGACCGAAATGCCAAATCGCCGAAGCTTTGAAATTGCGGTGGAAAAAGAATGGCGCAGATGCCTCCGTTCCGGTGATCTGATATCTTTGGCAATGTTGGATGTTGATTGCTTTAAGCAGTTCAACGACAATTACGGACATACTGCCGGGGATGATGCTCTGAAGAAGGTCGCAGATGTTCTTTCCAGTGAAATGAAGCGTCCTGCTGATCTTGCTGCCAGATATGGCGGAGAAGAATTTGTAATACTTTTACCTGAAACCGATGCTGAGGGTGCTAAATTTGCGGTAGAAAGAATCTGCAAGGCCGTCGAGGACCTGTGTGTACCTCACGGATTTTCGTCTGCGGGGCAGTATTTAACTGTAAGCATCGGTGGAGTCACCGTAACTCCATCCATTTCTTCCAAGCCGCTAGACATGACTGTGGGCGCCGATTCAATGCTTTATGAGGCTAAACGTCGCGGAAGAAACATGGTTTTGTGGACCGATCTTAGTTAA
- a CDS encoding PAS domain S-box protein, with amino-acid sequence MLFYNIFDGNFFYLLKRCSLGAILVVLFMCVSTGFSYGEESSGIPVSDIIVAGQADFENSARYQQVSSSVGFAQNPRSGNVNKDSSGVFPLPKASNEPSSGSLDYSALGQIIVLLLFVILLIFFWNCKLKRFNQTLQFEVAKRRKLENVQHSLYQVAIAITSVSNIEEFFSVVHTHINEFIYANNFFIAIYDHEKDVLSFPYYTEDVEQKPPSRSFGKGLSEYVIRTGEPLFADQAKQAELIEQGELEVMGAPAIVWIGVPIVHEGQTLGVMAVQIYDDAYVLGDEDLEILHFISPYVGIALDRLQLYEQGNVQTLALKESEERFRTLFEESADAVVLLDGVTIFQCNRAAYKLLNMESRSELVGLRPSEFSPEVQFDGVNSREKALSIRDSSKLKSGTRFEWELKKVTGEVFPVEVLLTPISYRGQKIFHMVWRDITERKKAEAALVEREIKYRALFDHASDAIVLMDLKGQFISVNPGAVAMLRVHSEEEFMSFTPSKFMPQFQPNGLLSTTSLSSNLQTAVDLGSLEYEGVGKRADGEEFYVNVRLRSLVVSGETLILGTFRDVTEKRVGQEEIERSVSLLEATIESSADGILAVDGYGLVVAWNTRFADMWDIPEQILNDGIVSDIFGYLIDNIEGPEFAQESRWDFSLESEHDYVDELVLKDGRIIERYSNPQRIGSNVVGRVWSFRDITDRRLSEIALEESHHRLNDIIEFLPDPTIVIDVSGVVVAWNKAVEDITGVSKEEIIGKGNYEHALPFYGERRPILIDLAMLSEEDIPPEIYDSAERKGDMLYGEVYVPRAFGGKGAYLWGVACPLRDGAGNIYGSIECLRNVTDRRNVEQELNRAKLSAEAATRAKSEFLANMSHEIRTPMNSIMGLGHLVLSSLLDSTQRDTLEKMMSAADSLLSIIEDILDFSKIEAGRLVLEHTDFQLDDVLNKLCNVVAVKAEQKGLDFVLFVDPDVPYRVIGDPLRLEQILINLTNNAIKFTEEGEVALLISCVSIGDENVRLRFVVRDSGIGLGEEEIIDLFQSFTQADTSTTRRFGGTGLGLAITKSLVELMNGSIHVDSDPGKGSQFEFDAIFEVVESQPDMTLPFSSSGMNILVIEENFTSRKFIETSLEGMSSAVFAESTGEGGLAFLGSSLSESRAIDFIFVSQSLPDIDGINVISYIRAIAEFKDVPITLMVRAETSEKSRNMAIERGATNFISKPVTRDSLHQSVKKELDLSADSQEISESSQEAASFPELKERGVRALLVDDNYLNQQVAYFMLKKFGLNVVVVDNGRKALEALWADPYDIVFMDIQMPEMDGLTATRIIRSDEQYKDLPIIAMTAHAMQGDRKKSLAAGMNDHITKPISPVVILNALNKYVKSTAFSYVPISHDAELDGIEIPEVTGIDTAKGLSNVGGNKKGYLRILRGFRNDYSDFAGEISSLIGKKEFEKASVRLHSLKGVSGNIGAASLYDSCRLFERALHRLEEKRINAHLSGFVSEMGAVIDGLGELGGVELVESSNFTNDIEKSFELINALYSLLEEGNADSYDALEELMKYIDPDRFEGDLQELANHIDNFDFDECCVVLERIAAALGMVLRKRK; translated from the coding sequence GTGTTATTTTATAATATATTTGATGGTAACTTTTTTTATCTGTTGAAACGTTGCTCCTTAGGAGCTATTTTAGTTGTGCTTTTTATGTGCGTTTCTACTGGTTTTTCTTATGGAGAAGAATCCAGCGGTATACCTGTGAGCGATATTATCGTTGCCGGGCAGGCTGACTTTGAAAATAGTGCACGCTATCAGCAAGTTTCAAGCTCTGTTGGTTTTGCACAAAATCCACGGTCCGGTAATGTTAATAAGGATTCTTCTGGAGTTTTCCCCTTACCTAAAGCCTCTAACGAGCCTTCCAGTGGTTCGCTCGATTATAGCGCGCTTGGGCAGATAATTGTTCTTTTGCTATTTGTAATACTGCTAATATTTTTTTGGAATTGCAAACTGAAGAGGTTCAATCAAACTCTTCAGTTTGAAGTTGCTAAGCGGCGTAAATTGGAGAATGTACAACACTCTCTTTACCAGGTTGCTATTGCGATTACCTCGGTTTCAAATATCGAAGAGTTTTTCTCTGTTGTACACACGCACATCAATGAGTTTATATATGCCAACAACTTTTTCATTGCAATTTACGATCATGAAAAAGACGTGCTCAGTTTTCCTTATTACACTGAGGATGTAGAGCAAAAACCTCCCTCAAGGTCTTTCGGTAAAGGGCTTAGTGAATATGTAATCAGAACTGGTGAACCTTTATTTGCAGATCAGGCAAAGCAGGCTGAACTGATAGAACAGGGCGAACTCGAGGTTATGGGGGCTCCTGCAATTGTCTGGATCGGTGTACCTATTGTTCATGAGGGCCAAACTCTCGGGGTTATGGCGGTCCAGATTTATGATGATGCATATGTTTTGGGTGATGAAGATTTGGAGATACTTCATTTCATTTCCCCATATGTAGGCATAGCTCTTGATCGATTGCAGCTTTATGAGCAGGGAAACGTGCAGACTCTTGCGCTAAAGGAGAGTGAAGAGAGGTTTAGGACTTTATTTGAGGAGTCCGCAGACGCGGTCGTTTTGTTAGATGGAGTTACTATTTTCCAATGTAATCGGGCGGCTTACAAACTGTTAAATATGGAATCCCGTTCAGAATTGGTTGGTTTAAGGCCTAGCGAGTTTTCGCCTGAGGTGCAATTTGATGGGGTCAATTCCAGAGAGAAAGCTCTTAGCATAAGAGATTCTAGTAAGCTTAAAAGCGGGACCCGTTTTGAGTGGGAATTAAAAAAAGTTACCGGGGAAGTTTTTCCTGTAGAAGTTTTACTGACTCCAATTAGTTATAGAGGTCAAAAAATATTTCATATGGTTTGGAGAGATATAACCGAGAGGAAGAAGGCCGAAGCTGCCTTGGTTGAACGTGAAATAAAATATAGAGCACTTTTTGACCACGCAAGTGACGCAATTGTTCTGATGGATTTGAAAGGTCAATTTATAAGTGTTAACCCTGGGGCTGTTGCCATGTTAAGGGTTCACTCAGAAGAAGAGTTCATGTCTTTCACTCCCTCCAAGTTTATGCCCCAATTTCAGCCAAATGGATTACTTTCAACTACCTCTCTGTCTTCCAATCTTCAGACTGCTGTGGACTTAGGAAGTCTGGAATATGAAGGGGTTGGTAAACGCGCTGATGGTGAAGAATTTTATGTAAATGTCCGACTTCGTTCTTTAGTGGTCAGTGGTGAGACTTTAATACTTGGGACATTTCGTGATGTTACCGAAAAAAGAGTTGGGCAAGAGGAGATAGAACGTTCCGTATCATTGCTTGAAGCTACCATTGAGTCTTCAGCTGACGGTATTCTTGCGGTAGACGGGTATGGGCTTGTTGTTGCGTGGAATACTCGCTTTGCTGATATGTGGGATATTCCTGAACAAATTTTAAACGATGGAATTGTTTCGGATATTTTTGGGTACCTCATTGATAACATCGAAGGTCCGGAATTCGCTCAAGAAAGTCGTTGGGATTTTTCACTCGAATCTGAACATGATTATGTGGATGAGTTGGTCCTCAAAGATGGCCGGATTATTGAGAGGTATTCAAATCCGCAGCGTATCGGCTCTAATGTAGTAGGCAGGGTTTGGAGTTTCAGAGATATCACTGATAGGCGGCTAAGTGAAATCGCTTTGGAAGAGTCGCATCATCGATTGAATGATATAATTGAATTTTTACCTGATCCGACTATAGTTATAGATGTTTCCGGAGTGGTTGTCGCATGGAATAAGGCTGTTGAAGATATCACCGGGGTGTCTAAAGAAGAGATTATAGGCAAAGGAAACTATGAACATGCTTTGCCTTTTTATGGGGAGCGTAGACCTATACTTATAGATTTGGCCATGCTCTCTGAAGAAGATATTCCTCCTGAGATCTATGATTCTGCCGAGAGAAAGGGAGATATGCTTTATGGAGAAGTGTATGTTCCAAGAGCTTTTGGGGGGAAGGGGGCATATCTTTGGGGTGTAGCTTGCCCGCTGCGGGACGGGGCAGGAAATATCTATGGTAGTATTGAATGCCTACGCAATGTTACAGATCGTCGTAATGTTGAGCAGGAGCTAAACAGAGCAAAACTTTCTGCGGAAGCCGCAACGAGAGCGAAGTCAGAGTTTCTGGCAAATATGAGCCATGAAATTCGCACCCCTATGAACAGTATTATGGGGCTTGGGCATTTGGTTTTAAGTTCGCTGCTTGACAGCACACAGCGGGATACCCTGGAAAAGATGATGTCGGCAGCTGATTCTTTACTTTCAATTATCGAAGATATTCTTGATTTTTCAAAAATTGAAGCGGGTAGACTCGTATTGGAGCATACAGATTTTCAACTTGATGATGTTCTTAATAAACTGTGCAATGTTGTTGCAGTAAAGGCCGAACAAAAAGGATTGGATTTCGTTTTATTTGTGGATCCGGATGTGCCGTATCGTGTGATAGGTGATCCTCTTCGTTTGGAGCAAATACTTATAAATCTTACTAATAACGCAATTAAGTTTACTGAAGAAGGTGAGGTTGCACTGCTTATTTCCTGCGTTAGTATAGGTGATGAGAATGTTCGGTTGAGATTTGTTGTCAGAGATAGCGGGATAGGGCTCGGAGAAGAAGAAATAATAGACTTGTTCCAGTCATTTACTCAAGCTGATACATCAACTACCCGGAGATTTGGCGGAACTGGCCTCGGATTAGCCATTACCAAAAGTCTTGTGGAATTAATGAATGGCTCAATTCATGTCGATAGTGATCCCGGTAAGGGAAGTCAGTTTGAGTTTGATGCAATTTTTGAGGTGGTTGAAAGTCAGCCGGATATGACGTTGCCATTCAGTTCTTCCGGTATGAACATCCTTGTTATTGAAGAAAATTTTACTTCGAGAAAATTTATAGAGACATCTCTTGAGGGAATGTCTTCAGCTGTTTTTGCGGAATCTACAGGTGAGGGGGGGCTGGCTTTTTTAGGGTCTAGTCTTTCTGAGTCTAGGGCCATTGATTTTATTTTTGTTAGCCAGAGTTTACCGGATATTGATGGGATTAACGTGATTTCGTACATACGCGCTATTGCCGAATTTAAGGATGTTCCTATTACTCTCATGGTAAGAGCTGAAACTAGTGAGAAATCCCGTAATATGGCTATTGAGCGGGGGGCAACTAACTTTATTTCGAAGCCTGTGACCAGAGATTCTCTGCATCAGTCTGTGAAAAAAGAGTTGGACTTGAGCGCTGATTCTCAGGAGATTTCTGAATCGTCCCAAGAGGCGGCTTCATTTCCAGAATTGAAAGAACGTGGAGTAAGAGCTCTTTTGGTTGATGATAATTATCTCAACCAACAGGTTGCCTATTTCATGCTCAAAAAGTTTGGTCTTAATGTCGTTGTCGTGGATAATGGGCGTAAGGCTTTAGAGGCTTTATGGGCAGATCCTTACGACATCGTCTTTATGGATATACAAATGCCTGAAATGGACGGGCTGACTGCTACCCGTATAATTCGGTCAGATGAACAGTATAAGGATTTACCCATCATTGCCATGACAGCTCATGCTATGCAGGGAGATCGAAAAAAGAGTCTGGCAGCGGGTATGAATGATCATATAACTAAGCCGATTTCACCTGTTGTTATATTGAATGCTTTGAATAAATATGTAAAATCCACCGCTTTCAGCTATGTGCCGATCAGTCATGATGCGGAATTGGATGGTATTGAGATTCCTGAAGTTACCGGAATTGATACTGCCAAAGGACTTAGCAACGTTGGTGGAAATAAAAAAGGATACCTGAGAATTCTGAGAGGGTTCAGGAATGATTATTCCGATTTTGCTGGAGAAATAAGTTCTTTAATTGGGAAAAAAGAATTTGAAAAAGCTTCAGTCAGGCTTCACTCTCTTAAGGGGGTTAGTGGTAATATTGGCGCAGCTTCTCTTTATGATTCGTGCCGTCTTTTTGAGAGAGCACTTCATCGTTTGGAGGAAAAAAGAATTAATGCCCATTTAAGTGGATTTGTGTCAGAAATGGGAGCCGTCATAGATGGCTTAGGGGAATTAGGCGGAGTAGAGCTTGTTGAAAGTAGTAATTTTACAAATGACATAGAGAAGAGCTTTGAACTCATAAATGCACTGTACTCGCTGCTTGAAGAAGGGAACGCGGATTCTTATGATGCCCTTGAAGAGCTTATGAAATATATCGACCCTGATAGGTTTGAAGGTGATCTTCAAGAGCTGGCTAATCATATAGATAACTTTGACTTTGATGAGTGTTGTGTAGTTTTGGAAAGGATTGCCGCAGCTCTGGGTATGGTTCTTAGAAAAAGGAAATAA
- a CDS encoding CBS domain-containing protein — protein MYVGLKMLKDFMPQSPDALAEDAATLMDENMLWMLLIVEDDKLIGYVRKEDVSAAMPSTMTGLDKHEINYLLSKLTLRKIMRTDITTISPETEIEAAAAKMREKNLAGLAVVDNIGKLIGYINRNVILDVLMEEMGFAEGGSRIVIEVSDKPGILKKVASLIDDLGYSIISTGTFKHNECRMVVVRINTENPSSVAAALQKNGYEVVGPEDFRDEWI, from the coding sequence ATGTACGTCGGGCTAAAAATGCTAAAAGATTTCATGCCGCAATCCCCGGATGCGCTTGCAGAAGATGCAGCAACTCTCATGGATGAAAATATGTTGTGGATGCTGCTGATCGTGGAAGACGATAAGCTCATCGGATATGTCCGCAAGGAAGATGTGAGCGCGGCAATGCCGTCCACAATGACCGGACTTGATAAACATGAAATTAACTACCTGCTCTCCAAACTGACTCTGCGCAAAATCATGCGCACTGATATCACCACCATCAGCCCTGAAACGGAAATCGAAGCTGCAGCCGCTAAAATGCGTGAGAAAAATCTCGCAGGACTTGCTGTCGTCGATAACATAGGCAAACTCATCGGTTACATAAACCGCAATGTCATTCTCGACGTGCTTATGGAAGAGATGGGATTTGCTGAAGGCGGCTCAAGAATAGTTATCGAAGTTAGCGACAAACCCGGCATATTGAAAAAAGTTGCAAGCCTCATAGACGATCTCGGTTACTCCATCATCTCAACAGGCACATTCAAGCACAATGAATGCAGAATGGTAGTTGTCCGCATCAACACAGAGAACCCCTCATCTGTCGCAGCGGCTCTACAAAAAAATGGTTATGAAGTTGTAGGTCCGGAGGATTTCAGGGATGAATGGATCTAG
- a CDS encoding ABC transporter ATP-binding protein: MNGSSDPLLNVDNITLTFKGVAALSRVSCHVPKGSITSLIGPNGAGKTSMLNCISGRYTPDKGSITMAGQEMLGTPASKRTKFGMARTFQNIALFRGLSVLDNLMVGRHSRINYGLLASLFYFGKARKEESAHRARVEEIIDFLGLSPYRHQAAGHLPYGVQKKVELGRALAAEPELLLLDEPMAGMNLEETEDMARYILDINEEWGISVFLVEHDMGVVMDISDHVVVLDFGRILASGTPEAVQSNPKVISAYLGDEDGLYQGR, translated from the coding sequence ATGAATGGATCTAGCGACCCGCTACTTAACGTAGATAATATCACGCTGACCTTTAAAGGTGTTGCGGCTCTTTCCCGCGTATCCTGTCACGTGCCAAAAGGAAGCATAACTTCTCTTATCGGTCCTAACGGTGCGGGTAAGACCAGTATGCTTAACTGCATTTCAGGACGCTACACGCCGGACAAAGGCTCCATAACCATGGCGGGACAAGAAATGCTCGGCACTCCTGCAAGTAAACGCACCAAATTCGGCATGGCCCGCACATTTCAGAACATCGCCCTTTTCAGAGGATTATCTGTACTGGACAATCTCATGGTTGGGCGTCACTCCCGCATAAATTACGGACTGCTCGCCTCACTTTTCTATTTTGGAAAGGCCCGCAAGGAAGAATCCGCTCATCGTGCACGGGTAGAAGAAATTATCGATTTTCTAGGACTTTCCCCATACCGCCATCAGGCAGCTGGACATCTTCCTTACGGCGTTCAGAAAAAGGTCGAACTCGGCCGCGCACTTGCCGCCGAACCTGAATTACTCCTTTTAGATGAACCTATGGCAGGCATGAACCTCGAAGAAACAGAGGACATGGCTAGGTACATCTTGGATATCAATGAAGAATGGGGAATTTCAGTGTTTTTGGTTGAGCACGACATGGGCGTTGTAATGGACATTTCAGACCATGTTGTAGTTCTTGATTTCGGTAGAATTTTAGCAAGTGGAACCCCGGAAGCAGTGCAAAGCAACCCCAAAGTCATCAGCGCCTACCTAGGCGATGAAGACGGGCTTTACCAAGGGCGTTAA
- a CDS encoding AMP-binding protein produces the protein MTKIYETTLPALLIKNAKERGDRTAMREKHFGIWQPFSYNKYLTITSEFAGGLKKLGLGKGDAIVIIGDNRPEWLWAQLAIQGIGGYSVGLYQDAPADEIGYVFTLSEAKLVVAEDQEQVDKIMSIRDELPQLKHIIYHDPKGLVGYDVEGLQAFDEICDLGRDTASEFENWSKETSPDDIAIIATTSGSTGRPKLAMMSHTNLLSMAYNLGISDPKDESDEFVSFLPLAWMGEQMMAVASALLFGFCVNFPEEPATIQENIREIGPHLIFSPPRVWENMAAKVRVRIMETTPFKRWLFNTLMPIGIKYAEKILHGEKPSTSLTLGYKLAEIGLFRAMRDRLGFSRIRSASTGGAPLGPDTFTFFHALGINLKQIYGQTEIAGISCIHKNGEINFDTVGEPIPETEIKISDEGEVLSKSPAVFLGYLKNKEATAETLEDGWLKSGDAGYFKDNGQLIIIDRLSDVMELNNGIKFSPQFIENKIKFSTFVQETVVVGRDRDYITAIICLDSDIAGRWAEQKQLTYTTYQDLAANPRLYELIAEEVTAINESLQEGTAIKRFALLFKELDADDGELTRTRKIRRKVIEERYSDLISALYNGDSTINLTMRIRYQNGTERSMSGDIAIRELNNPSGKV, from the coding sequence ATGACAAAAATATACGAAACAACCCTACCGGCTCTGCTAATCAAAAATGCGAAAGAACGTGGTGACCGCACCGCCATGCGCGAAAAACATTTCGGCATATGGCAACCGTTCTCCTACAATAAATATCTGACCATCACCTCTGAATTCGCAGGCGGCCTAAAAAAACTAGGTCTCGGAAAAGGCGATGCCATAGTCATCATCGGCGATAACAGACCGGAATGGCTCTGGGCGCAGTTAGCAATTCAAGGAATCGGCGGCTATTCCGTAGGTCTCTATCAAGATGCTCCTGCTGACGAAATAGGCTACGTATTTACCCTTTCAGAAGCAAAGCTAGTTGTTGCGGAAGATCAAGAACAGGTTGATAAAATCATGTCAATCCGCGATGAACTTCCACAGCTTAAACACATCATCTACCACGACCCTAAAGGGCTGGTTGGTTATGACGTCGAAGGCCTTCAAGCTTTCGATGAAATATGTGATCTGGGCCGCGACACTGCCTCTGAATTTGAAAATTGGTCTAAAGAGACATCACCTGATGACATAGCGATCATCGCTACAACATCAGGATCAACCGGCAGACCTAAGCTCGCCATGATGTCCCATACCAATCTTCTCTCTATGGCTTACAATCTAGGGATTTCCGACCCAAAAGATGAATCTGATGAATTTGTTTCTTTCCTGCCACTGGCATGGATGGGTGAGCAGATGATGGCTGTGGCTTCGGCTTTGCTTTTCGGATTCTGTGTAAACTTCCCGGAAGAGCCGGCGACCATTCAAGAGAATATCCGCGAAATTGGACCTCATCTCATATTTTCCCCGCCTAGAGTTTGGGAAAACATGGCGGCAAAAGTCCGCGTTCGCATAATGGAAACCACTCCATTTAAGAGATGGTTATTCAATACGCTCATGCCTATCGGCATCAAGTACGCTGAAAAGATTCTGCATGGCGAAAAGCCGAGCACATCCCTAACTCTCGGTTACAAGCTGGCTGAAATAGGGTTGTTCAGAGCAATGCGTGACAGACTCGGGTTCTCCCGCATTCGTTCAGCATCAACAGGCGGTGCGCCTCTTGGGCCGGACACTTTCACATTCTTCCACGCTCTCGGAATCAACTTGAAGCAGATTTACGGGCAGACTGAAATTGCCGGTATTTCTTGTATCCACAAAAACGGCGAAATCAATTTCGATACCGTCGGTGAGCCTATTCCTGAAACTGAGATAAAAATATCAGACGAAGGTGAAGTTCTATCCAAGAGCCCTGCTGTCTTCCTCGGTTACTTGAAGAACAAAGAAGCAACAGCTGAAACTCTTGAAGACGGCTGGCTCAAATCAGGTGACGCAGGATACTTCAAGGATAACGGACAGCTCATCATCATTGACCGTTTAAGTGATGTTATGGAGCTGAACAATGGAATTAAGTTCTCCCCGCAGTTCATCGAAAACAAAATCAAATTCTCCACATTTGTGCAGGAAACGGTCGTTGTAGGACGAGATCGTGACTACATCACCGCCATTATCTGCCTCGACAGTGACATTGCAGGACGCTGGGCCGAACAGAAACAGCTGACTTACACTACCTATCAGGATTTGGCAGCAAACCCGCGCCTCTACGAACTAATCGCAGAGGAAGTTACCGCTATCAACGAATCCTTGCAGGAAGGCACAGCTATTAAACGCTTTGCACTGCTGTTTAAAGAACTTGATGCAGATGACGGCGAGCTGACCCGTACCCGTAAAATTCGTAGAAAAGTCATTGAAGAACGCTACAGCGATCTTATCTCCGCTCTCTATAACGGAGATTCCACAATAAATCTTACCATGCGAATCAGGTATCAGAACGGAACTGAACGATCCATGTCCGGCGATATTGCCATCCGCGAACTTAATAACCCGTCAGGGAAGGTCTGA
- a CDS encoding branched-chain amino acid ABC transporter permease yields the protein MEYYLQLIINGLVVGSIYSLVALGFVIIYKATKVVNFAQGEMVMAGAYICFALTVQYQIPFALAFVMTLAFSVLLGLLIERMILRPLIGEPIISVIMVTIGLSSILKSLVQVFWGTQIRVFPHILPQEPFMLMGLPIAPVYIAAFVLCLLLFAIFSLFFKYSSVGIAMRATAFDQQAAQSMGIGIKNIFALSWCIAAVVSSIGGIILGNINGINSQLGHLGLKVFPAVILGGLDSLLGAALGGLIIGVLENVCEGLARELFNLGGFKEVASFVVLVIILMVKPYGLFGTEEIERV from the coding sequence ATGGAATATTACCTCCAACTCATAATCAACGGCCTTGTCGTCGGCTCTATTTACAGCTTGGTCGCTCTTGGCTTTGTCATCATCTATAAAGCAACCAAAGTTGTTAACTTCGCACAGGGTGAGATGGTTATGGCAGGGGCATACATATGCTTCGCACTAACCGTTCAATACCAAATTCCTTTTGCTCTGGCCTTCGTGATGACTCTAGCCTTTTCCGTTCTACTCGGTCTTTTGATCGAAAGAATGATACTTCGCCCGCTCATCGGAGAGCCGATCATTTCGGTTATTATGGTTACCATTGGTCTTTCATCAATATTGAAGTCTCTGGTGCAGGTATTCTGGGGAACACAAATTAGAGTTTTCCCGCACATTCTGCCGCAGGAACCGTTTATGCTGATGGGCTTACCTATTGCTCCAGTTTACATTGCCGCCTTTGTACTGTGTCTATTGCTATTCGCAATATTCTCCCTGTTCTTCAAATATTCATCTGTAGGTATCGCCATGCGAGCCACAGCATTTGATCAGCAGGCAGCTCAGTCCATGGGTATAGGCATCAAAAATATATTTGCTCTGTCATGGTGCATCGCTGCGGTTGTATCATCCATCGGCGGTATCATTCTTGGTAATATCAACGGCATCAACTCCCAGCTCGGACATCTCGGACTGAAAGTGTTCCCGGCGGTAATTCTGGGCGGACTGGACAGTCTACTCGGTGCGGCCCTCGGCGGACTTATCATCGGAGTGCTTGAAAATGTCTGTGAAGGACTTGCTAGAGAATTATTTAATCTTGGCGGCTTTAAAGAAGTTGCATCATTTGTCGTGCTGGTAATCATCCTTATGGTAAAACCATACGGCCTGTTCGGAACCGAAGAAATCGAGAGAGTGTAA
- a CDS encoding branched-chain amino acid ABC transporter permease: MLKCGLFFTSYNKEDQLFPSMFQKTCLGLFLVAMLIAPQVLDFYYISVMNLIMIAVIGAVSLNLLTGVCGQMSLGHGAFVGVGAYGCAVLAAKGVPFVLCLLGGGALAAVAGMFFGIPSLRLKGIYLAISTLAAQMILEYVFLHWSAFTGGANGMPVDPPSIMGFSFDSDERMFYLIFAVTVLCVLGVSNIIRSRSGRAFVAIRDFYQSAENVGVNLFQFKLQAFATSSFMAGIAGGLWAYYTMYITPEQFSISLSISYLAMIIIGGMGSVTGAIFGAVFITLLPEVLNTATSLVGSFAPDISALMAPLKEGIFGLTLVLFLIFEPEGLVRKWKMIKAYWKLYPFAY, translated from the coding sequence ATGCTTAAATGCGGACTTTTTTTCACCTCGTATAACAAAGAAGACCAGCTCTTCCCCTCCATGTTTCAAAAAACATGTTTGGGGCTGTTCCTTGTGGCAATGCTCATAGCCCCGCAGGTCCTCGACTTCTACTATATATCAGTGATGAACCTGATCATGATTGCAGTCATCGGGGCTGTATCCCTCAACCTGCTCACCGGAGTATGTGGTCAGATGTCACTTGGACACGGCGCATTTGTCGGAGTAGGGGCTTACGGTTGTGCGGTTCTCGCTGCCAAAGGAGTTCCCTTTGTTCTCTGCCTACTCGGTGGCGGAGCTCTTGCCGCAGTCGCCGGCATGTTCTTCGGCATTCCATCGCTGAGGCTTAAAGGTATCTATCTGGCAATCTCAACTTTGGCCGCGCAGATGATCTTGGAATACGTATTCCTGCACTGGTCAGCATTTACTGGTGGCGCAAACGGAATGCCAGTTGATCCCCCGTCCATTATGGGCTTTTCATTCGATTCAGACGAAAGAATGTTCTATCTCATCTTCGCAGTAACCGTTTTGTGTGTACTCGGAGTGAGCAATATTATCCGGTCCCGTTCAGGTAGAGCTTTTGTCGCCATTCGCGACTTCTACCAGTCAGCAGAAAATGTTGGTGTAAATCTGTTCCAGTTCAAACTGCAGGCATTCGCAACCAGCTCTTTCATGGCTGGAATCGCAGGCGGACTCTGGGCCTATTACACTATGTACATCACCCCGGAGCAGTTCTCCATATCACTGTCTATCAGTTACCTCGCCATGATCATCATCGGCGGAATGGGATCTGTAACAGGAGCCATCTTCGGAGCGGTATTTATTACCCTGCTTCCAGAAGTTCTCAATACCGCAACTTCTTTAGTGGGATCTTTTGCTCCAGACATCAGTGCTCTGATGGCTCCACTCAAAGAAGGTATCTTCGGGCTGACTCTCGTACTCTTCCTTATATTCGAACCGGAAGGACTGGTTCGCAAGTGGAAGATGATTAAGGCGTACTGGAAACTATACCCCTTTGCTTACTAA